The sequence TTTGGCATTGAAAGAGATAACGGGCAGCAGATCTTCCGTATTAGAGAACATCTTCTTCTCGATGACGGTTCTGAGCTTTTCATAGCTGGTCCAAAGAGGATTTGATCCCTCATTATTGGCCCGAGCCCGCAATACAAAGTTGACTATTTCATTTCTGAAGTCTTTGGGGTTGCTGATCCCGGCTGGCTTTTCAATTTTCTCTAGTTCAGCGTTAAGTGCCGAACGATCGAATAGCTGACCGGTATCAGGATCTCTATATTCCTGATCTTGTATCCAGAAATCTGCATAGGTAACATATCGGTCAAAAATATTTTGTCCATATTCGGAGTAAGATTCCAAATAGGCTGTCTGTATCTCTTTACCGATAAACTCTACATATTTAGGGATTAAATACCCCTTGAGAAATTCCAGATAACGTTCGGCGGTGTCGGTGGGAAATTGTTCCTGCTCTATCTGGCGCTCAAGCACATAGAAGAGGTGAACGGGGTTGGCCGCTATTTCACTATGATCGAAGTTAAATACCTTAGATAATATTTTAAAGGCAAAACGAGTCGATAAGCCCTGCATCCCTTCATCTACACCAGCATAATCACGATATTCTTGATAGGATTTTGCTTTAGGATCGGTATCTTTCAGGCTTTCACCGTCATAAACACGCATCTTAGAGTAAATGGATGAATTTTCTGGTGACTTGATACGGGATAGCACACTGAACTGAGCTAAGGTTTCCAGTGAACCTGGTGCACAAGGGGCATTAAAGAGTTCAGAATTAGACAGTAACTTTTGGTAGATCTGTATTTCTTCTGACATCCTCAAGCAGTAGGGCACTTTAACGATATAGACCCTATCCAGAAACGCTTCATTAGTCTTATTATTTCTGAACGTTGTCCACTCTGATTCGTTAGAGTGGGCTAGGATTATGCCGCTGTAGGGTAGGGCTGACAGACCCTCTGTACCATTATAGTTGCCCTCTTGGGTTGCTGTCAGTAGCGGATGAAGTACCTTGATAGGTGCTTTGAACATCTCGACAAACTCCATGATGCCTTGGTTTGCACGACACAAGGCACCTGAGTATGAGTAAGCGTCAGCATCATTTTGGGCAAAATGCTCGAGCTGGCGAATATCTACCTTACCGACCAAGGAAGAGATATCTTGATTGTTCTCGTCTCCAGGCTCCGTCTTAGCGATGGCCATCTGATCTAGAATGGCGGGAAAGACTTTTACCACTCTAAATTTTGAAATATCACCGCCAAATTCATGCAAACGTTTTACCGCCCAGGGCGACATGATGCATTTCAGGTAGCGGTTGGGGATCTTGTATTCGTTGAGTAACAATTCACCGTCTTCATCTGGGTTAAATACACAGAATGGGTGATCGTTAACAGGACTTCTGACGCCATCAGCCATAAGTACATAAATAGGCACTTTCTGCATCAAGTCTTTCAGCTTTTCAGCAAGTGAGGACTTACCGCCACCGACGGGACCGAGAAGGTACAATATCTGTTTCGATTCCTCTAAACCTTGTGCGGAATGTTTAAGGTAAGCGACTATTTGCTCTATGGCATCCTCCATACCATAAAAATCTTTGAATGCTGGGAACCGGGAAATTAGCCGGTTTGAGAAAATTCGACTGAGAATTGGGTCCTTAGAAGTATCTGTGACTTCAGGCTCCCCGATAGCCATTAGCAACCGTTCGGCAGCCGATGCATAGGAACTTCGGTCTTGTTTACAGATTTCTAAGAACTCTTGCAGTGAATACTCTTCGTCGAGTTTCTGTTCGTAGCGCTGTTGGTAATGCTCAAAAATGCCCATATTCCACCCCCTGAAACGCCTAAAAAGTGTGTAAGCGATAACGGAAAACTAGTCTCCTACTTTTAATATTAGACCTTAAAAATGAACTGCGTCATAAAAAAGTCAAATAAAACAAAGAGAAACAGTTGCAAATGCAACTATCGCACTTGTAAGTCGAGGGCATTTTAGTGGAAGTTGTCGAGAAGCATAAAAAAAGGAGCCGAAATGGCTCCCTATTGTCTGTGCGCTAGGTTTTATCCAGACACTTTTTCGGCTAGTTACGCGAAATTTTTGTTAACGAAATCCCAGTTAACCAATTCCCAGAAATGAGCCATGTAATCAGGACGTACATTACGATAATCAATGTAGTAAGCATGTTCCCAAACATCAACCGTCATAATGGGCGTAACACTGCTATCAGTCAGTGGTGTTGCAGCATTGCTAGTATTAACAATAGCGACGCTACCGTCAGCATTTTTAACTAGCCAAGTCCAAGCGCTACCAAAGTTGTTTACTGCTGAATCGGTGAATTTAGCCTTGAACGCTTCGAAAGAACCAAATGCCTCATCGATAGCCTTAGCTACTGCCCCCGTTGCTGCGCCGCCGCCATTTGGTGATAAACAGTTCCAGTAGAAAGTGTGGTTCCAAATCTGTGCAGCATTGTTGAAGATACCGCCAGTTGAGGTCTTGATGATCTCTTCAAGGCTTTTTTCAGCAAGTTCAGTACCATCAACTAGGCCATTTAGCTTAACGACGTAGGTGTTGTGATGCTTACCATAATGAAATTCAATCGTCTCTTTGGAGATATGTGGTTCTAGTGCGTCTTTAGCATAAGGTAATGCTGGTAGTTCAAAAGCCATGAGTTGCTCCACTCTAAGTTAGGTTTATTATATTTCTAGAATCTAATTCTACTTGAAAATTCCCTATCAGTATCTGCAATTTCTCGATTAAATCAATAAAAATGTTTATATTTAATAACCCTTTAAAAAGTAGGTTTTAGTTCTGGGTAAACCTGAAGTACAATAGGATAAATTATTAGTAATTGTGTGTGCAGTTTAGGAATTGAAATGGAAACAAATGAAACAGTAGAGAAAATCAAGGCACAAATCGCCGAAAATCCAATCATAGTCTACATGAAAGGTTCTCCCAAATTACCTAGCTGTGGCTTCTCGTCTCAAGTTGCTCAAATCATGATCAACTGTAATGCGCAATTCGCGTTTGTTGATATTCTACAGCATCCAGAAATTCGTTCTGAGTTGCCTAAATACGCGAATTGGCCAACATTTCCACAGCTTTGGATTGAAGGTGAGTTGATCGGTGGTTGTGATATCTTGACTGAAATGTATCAAAAGGGTGAGCTGCAGACGCTAATCATCGAAACAGCTGCAAAGCATGCTTCTGAAGATAACGCTTAGTTTTAGTGAAGCGAGTCAGCCAAAAAAGCCTTTCAAATGAAAGGCTTTTTTTATGGGAGTAACAATCATAACAATGAATATTAAGTCACTTCCGGGTCTGATTTTTAGACATCAGAGTCTTTAGGAATCAGAGTCATTAGGCATTGGTAGTAACAGATTCATGGTGATAGCGACTATTCCGCAGAGGCTGATCCCAGTCAGACTAAATGAGCCTATTCCGAAGGCCATGCCACCGATCCCGAAGACCAGAGTCACACCGACGATACAGAGATTTCTTGGCTCAGTGAGATCCACCTGATTCTTAATCAGTGAATTTAACCCTACCGCCGCGATAGATCCAAATAATAGACACATGATACCGCCCATCACTGGGACGGGTATGGTCAACATGATCGCGCCGAGCTTACCGACGAAAGCGAGAATAATCGCGGTAATGGCGGTCCAGGTCATGATCACCGGGTTAAACGACTTGGTGAGCGTGACAGCACCAGTCACTTCCGAATAGGTGGTATTTGGCGGTCCACCGAAGGCTGAGGCGGCAATGGTTGCCACACCATCACCAGCAAGGGTTCTGTGCAGCCCTGGCTTCTTCAGATAATCTTTACCTGTGACGTTTGAGATAGCAAGTATATCGCCGATATGTTCTACGGCTGGCGCGATGGCTACGGGGATCATAAATGCGATGGCATGCCAGTTAAACTCTGGGGTGACGAAATTGGGCATGGCTATCCAACTGGCCTGAGCGACAGGGGTAAAGTCGACGATACCAAAACCGAGACTTAAGCCATAACCCACTACAATACCGGCTAAGATAGGCATCAATCTGAAGATCCCTTTCGCAAATATGGCGATGCCGATTGTGGTAAGTAAAGCTGCGAGTGAGATGATTAACGCGATATTTTGCTCCACTAAAACGAGGGAGCCATCACCACTCTTACCCATGGCCATATTGACGGCGACCGGAGCTAAGCCCAGACCAATCACCATGATAACGGGTCCGATAACGACGGGGGGAAGTAAACGCTTGATGAAGCCATCCCCTCGAACTTTGACCAGACTGGCTAAAATTAGGTAGACAACACCGGCTGCCATTAGCCCGCCCATGGTCGATGGGATCCCCCAAGTTTGAACGCCGTACATGATAGGGGCTATAAAAGCGAATGAAGATGCGAGAAAAATCGGGATCTGTCTCTTAGTGATTAACTGGAAAACCAGTGTGCCTATACCTGCGGTAAACAGGGCAACATTAGTATCTAATCCTGTCAATAAAGGCATCAATACCAAGGCGCCAAAAGCCACAAATAGCATTTGAGCCCCTTGAAGGGCGAGGGAAAAGTTTTTCATTATTATCTCTGTTATTGGGTACCAGGCTAATGTTAACAGTATGGGACAATTTTAATAGTAATTAGTCTCGCACTTGCTTGAGTTTTATGTAAAAACAAAAAACGCCATAGAAACGATGAAATAGCCAAGTGAATGATCTGGAGTGAACAAAGATGTGATACAATTTTGCTATCTTGTCTCCCGTTAGAACAGTGAAGATGCTGAAAACCTTATTAAACTCTTCGATTTTTTGTGTTGGCTATTTATTGTTACAGGCCAATGTAGTGAGTGCTGCCGAAGTTAATCAACTCGATGAAACCTTAGTTTCGGTTGAGTCCCGTTCCGTTGCCCTGCGACAAAAAGCCATTTCTATTGGGCTGAGGGAAGTGGTGCTTAAAAACTCAGGAACCAAAGCATCGATCTCTCATCCCAGTGTTCAGGCCAAGGTGAAAAATCCTTCCTCTTTGCTCAGTCAGTTTGGTTACAAAGAGGTCGACGGCGAGCTTTATTTACAGGTAAGTTTCGATCATCAACGCATCATCAAGCTATTGAGAGATGCTCAATTACCTGTCTGGGGCAAACAGAGGCCTTTGACCTTGATCTGGCTAGTTGAAGACGATGCAGAAGCAAGACAGATCGTTAACGATGAATCTGTGCTTGATAGCCGGGAGCTATTTCAATCGGCTTCAGAATCAAACGGGGTACCTTTACTGTTTCCAGTCATGGATCTCGATGACAATATGAATGTAACTCTCAATGATATCCGCGGTAAGTTTGTCGACCAAGTTGCTAGGGCATCACAGCGATATCAGGCAGATTATTTCGTCATGGCGTCTATCGATACCCGCGGAGAGTCCACCAAATATAATTTTGCTTTATACCCCAAATCCAGTGACGAAACCTCGCTGAGTCCTTTAACGAGCAAAAGTAATACGGTCAATGATATCGATACCGCCGTAAAGGAAATTATCGCGGGAGTGAGTGAGTATTATGTCGGACGTTATGCAATTGCAGATTCCGGCAGTGCACTCGATAGTTATGTGACTTTTGTTGATATTACTGAATTGAAGCAACTGGTTGAAATTGAAAAATACTTCAAGCAACTCAGTGCCGTAAAATCAGTTCAGCTGACTCAATTGCAAGGCACTTCGGCTAAGTTTAAATTAGATCTGTTTGGTACTGAAGAAGATCTGCGCAGATTAATGAAACTTGAACCTAGAGTCAGTGTCTTGGATGAAGCTATGCCAGTGACTGATGATGGATTCGATCCACTTCCTTCTAACGAAGTGCATGGTCCTGAGTATCGTTGGCGAGGTTAGCCCGTAATATGAATCTTTAGGTACTCGTGTTAAAATGAGAGCTTAAGTGTTACCCGTGTAATTGAGAATTATCTGAGTGAAATCTAACTCACCACTGCAACTGTCTTTGCCTGTACATCTACCCGATGATGAGACCTTTAACAGCTACTATCCCGCGGCGGGCAACGATGAGCTTATTCAAAGCTTACAAGCCTGCGCTGAAGGAGCTGCTCATCAGGCTGTTTTTCTTTGGGGGCCTGTCAAGTCTGGCCGAACTCATCTGATGCATGCTGCTTGTGCTCATGCGAACGATGTTCAAAGAAGTAGTTTCTATTTACCATTAGGGATACATGCCAGTATTTCACCCGCCTTATTAGAAGGCTTAGAGCAGTTAGACCTGATCTGTATCGATGATGTCGATGCAATCGCTGGGCATCCCTTGTGGGAAGAAGCTATTTTTGACCTGTATAATCGAGTCTCTGAAAATAACAACTGCAGCTTAATCGTTAGTGCCAGTGTTTCGCCCACGGATTCTGGTTTTGTTCTTGCTGATCTTGTCTCTCGCATGCAGTGGGGCCTCAATTATCAGTTACAACCTATGGCCGATGAAGAGAAATTAGCGGCGCTGCAGCGACGTGCTGCCATGCGAGGCTTACAACTCGAGGAAGATGTGGGGCGTTTCTTACTCAATCGCTTAGCCAGAGATTTGAGAACCCTGTTTGATGTGCTCGATAAATTAGATAAAGATTCACTCGTGCATCAGCGTAAGCTAACCATTCCTTTCGTTAAGAAGATGCTTAGGTTGTAACGATACCAATCGGTATTACACTCATGAAAAATTGGTAATGGCTCAGGTTATATCATTCCGAGTAAGTATCTGATCATTCAGCGGGAGTTCAAAGCACTGTAGGCAAGGTCTATATTTGCTCCTGCAATATAGACATTCACCACATCCATGTGACTTGCGAATGTTTGAAGCTAATAGTTATTCTCGGCAACAAGCTCCTGCGTTGCTCTACCTCCTGCATCCATGCAGTCGTATATCAAGAACATTCAACGTAGCATAAAGGGCTTTGCCCTTTGCTTTAAACATCAGCCGCACTGCGTGAGGCTCTCAGTGTTTCCATTTCGGTGTGCACTGACTTATAAAGGGAATAACCATTTTCTCATCAATGCGCCTAGAATTGAAAAACTGAGCGTCTCTGAACTGACCAGATAATTATATGGAATGGTATTATTACCAGTTTTTTATGCCTATTATTGGCTTTCGTTCATCTTATGCCTGTCACCGCTTATCCTCAATTCGGGGATAAATTGTTGTTCTTGAGGTACGTTAGGAGCGGTTGACTGCGCAGGGGACATTTTCTGCAGAGCCAGGGACAACTGAGATGAAATCGTTAGATTCTCTAACCAAGACTGGCCTTGAGTCATCTGGATTGGCAAAGGTAAATCTCCGATAAGCTGACTGCCATCTAATGTAGGTAAAATTTGATTGATAACGAAGGCCGCTCTTTGAGGGATCGTAGAGCCAGAACTTTTCTCACCGATGCGTCCGCGTTGTCCCCAGTCAACTGTAATACTGAACGCGGTGGCGTTGTCCGGGTTATCAGTAATGCCAACATCACGCATTATTCCATATCTGTAACTCATCATGGCTTCTTCGAACAACATGGCAGTATCTTCACGGCTGGTTGAATAAGCGTAATAATCTGTTGCATTGTCATCGGAGAAGAAGCCTGTGATGTCACTTGGCAGATAAGCTTGCTGCGCAGCTGTGGCAGTTTCGCCTCTGAAACTGACGTCGGCGAGGCTATACATCTCGTTGCTCAAGAGGGGATATAAGTTCGTGACTTGATCGGATATTAATTCGTCAGCCGCAGTGCGGCGATTATAGTGATCTAACAAGGTTTGGTTATCGACAGGAATTGTGTCGTAAATTGAACTTGGGAAAAAATCATTGGCATGGGCGAGTTCATGGAACAAGAGTGAGGATAGGTCTGGGCTCATCTGGACCATGGTGCGATCGGTTCTAAGCTCTCTGGGGCTCGAGTATGATACATAGGCATTATCTTTTACATAACGCCAGGGCATGATAAAGCCAAGCTGATTGCCAAATGCACTACGAAAATCTGCGGCTTCGTTTATCACATCACGCTCTTCGGCGAGTAACCAAAGATCTGTTGGATCTAAGTAAATAGCGCCTGTGACCACCCAGTAAAATGATGGCCGAATATCGTAACTGATCACTATCGCTGTCACCGACTGTAAAAGTTGAGCAAAGTCACTGTTAGGATCCATATTATCGAGAAATGTTTCGAAATTTTCTCCCATCCACTGATGAGATACCTGGACTCTTTCCATTATCTTCTCTTTTTCAGAGAGGGAGATCGTTTGGCCCAGTAGAGGTAATGTCTGGATCGAACAAGGCGACAAGAGTTGATTTGAATAAACGCATGAATTGAGTGCGTTTTTATAGGTTGAGCTCTCTCTATAGGTAAATGTACGGGCAACAGGCTTATCGAAATAGGGTGAGGTTATACCTGATTCATTAGTGATTAGGGTCAGGACCTCATCAATAACCTCTTCTCCATCGACATTCCCTGTTGCTCTTAATATGGCGATAGTATCTGAGTCAACTGCGGGCGCCTTAAATTGAGGGCGTTCAATATTACTGGTATCGATATTGAGTTCGGGCCCGGATGCGATACACCAGCTCAGATCCGATGGGATTTGATCGGCCAGAGCTCCCACTCTATCTGCTCTGACACTGACATCGTTACCTTCAACAACCTGTTGGTCGCTGCGGACATTGAACTGAGTCCTGGTCATTGCCGAAACTGATATATTGAGTGTTTCATTGAAGGACATGCCGTTGCCTGAGACATTAACGGAGAAGCTATAGTCTCCAGCATCGGCAAACTGGAAGGCTAAAATAGGACTTTTTACCGATTTCAATATAAGGGGCTGACCAGCTGTTTGCAGCCAATTGAAAGCAAGATCTTTACTATCTGTATCACCTATTTTTGCGATTATGGCGGCGGATTGATTAGCGGTATAGGCAGGCTCGCTGACAAATTCTAGGACAGAAGAGGTAGAGGTAACCGTTAATTGAGTTTGCTGTTCGCATCGATTCAAATTAGGAGGGGGTGGATCGATAGGTGTGTTGTTGTCCCCATCTGAATTACCACCGCCGCAGGCTGTTAGGCCTAAAACACTGGCTAGGGTAAGCGTGTTAAGTTTCCACATCTAAGGGGACTCCCGTTATTAATTAGTTTAATTATTATTTAACGATTGTTTTAACTAAAATATAACACGAGATTTAACATTCAAGCACGAGTTTTCTCTGGGCATTCTTGTGACATTAGGTATCTGTGAGTGACTAGTAACAAAAAAGCGCCCTGAGGCGCTTTTACTGTGTTTAGTCATTGACCTGATTACTTCTTTTTCTTTAACCCTAACCCCAATTCTTTGCCACGAATACGGGCATAAAATGGAAAGCCTATCAGCAGAGCACCCAGTAGGAGTACCTCTACCAGAGCAAACACAAAATACTTTTCTGTAACGTAAAGTAAGGTAAGGCCGTGGAGCATATACACACAGATGATGAAGCTGGCCCAGGCATAGGTGTAGGGCTTTCCTTCGATAATGCCTTTCAAGGGAAAGAGTAATGGGATGATCCACATCGCAGTAAATACCAGAGAATATTCTCCCGTGATCCCCTTATTGGCAAACCAAGCGCCGAGCATTAACACTAATGCTA is a genomic window of Shewanella psychrophila containing:
- a CDS encoding PrkA family serine protein kinase, coding for MGIFEHYQQRYEQKLDEEYSLQEFLEICKQDRSSYASAAERLLMAIGEPEVTDTSKDPILSRIFSNRLISRFPAFKDFYGMEDAIEQIVAYLKHSAQGLEESKQILYLLGPVGGGKSSLAEKLKDLMQKVPIYVLMADGVRSPVNDHPFCVFNPDEDGELLLNEYKIPNRYLKCIMSPWAVKRLHEFGGDISKFRVVKVFPAILDQMAIAKTEPGDENNQDISSLVGKVDIRQLEHFAQNDADAYSYSGALCRANQGIMEFVEMFKAPIKVLHPLLTATQEGNYNGTEGLSALPYSGIILAHSNESEWTTFRNNKTNEAFLDRVYIVKVPYCLRMSEEIQIYQKLLSNSELFNAPCAPGSLETLAQFSVLSRIKSPENSSIYSKMRVYDGESLKDTDPKAKSYQEYRDYAGVDEGMQGLSTRFAFKILSKVFNFDHSEIAANPVHLFYVLERQIEQEQFPTDTAERYLEFLKGYLIPKYVEFIGKEIQTAYLESYSEYGQNIFDRYVTYADFWIQDQEYRDPDTGQLFDRSALNAELEKIEKPAGISNPKDFRNEIVNFVLRARANNEGSNPLWTSYEKLRTVIEKKMFSNTEDLLPVISFNAKTSTDDQRKHDDFVNRMMEKGYTKKQVRLLSEWYLRVRKSS
- the sodB gene encoding superoxide dismutase [Fe] — translated: MAFELPALPYAKDALEPHISKETIEFHYGKHHNTYVVKLNGLVDGTELAEKSLEEIIKTSTGGIFNNAAQIWNHTFYWNCLSPNGGGAATGAVAKAIDEAFGSFEAFKAKFTDSAVNNFGSAWTWLVKNADGSVAIVNTSNAATPLTDSSVTPIMTVDVWEHAYYIDYRNVRPDYMAHFWELVNWDFVNKNFA
- the grxD gene encoding Grx4 family monothiol glutaredoxin, which codes for METNETVEKIKAQIAENPIIVYMKGSPKLPSCGFSSQVAQIMINCNAQFAFVDILQHPEIRSELPKYANWPTFPQLWIEGELIGGCDILTEMYQKGELQTLIIETAAKHASEDNA
- a CDS encoding uracil-xanthine permease family protein, giving the protein MKNFSLALQGAQMLFVAFGALVLMPLLTGLDTNVALFTAGIGTLVFQLITKRQIPIFLASSFAFIAPIMYGVQTWGIPSTMGGLMAAGVVYLILASLVKVRGDGFIKRLLPPVVIGPVIMVIGLGLAPVAVNMAMGKSGDGSLVLVEQNIALIISLAALLTTIGIAIFAKGIFRLMPILAGIVVGYGLSLGFGIVDFTPVAQASWIAMPNFVTPEFNWHAIAFMIPVAIAPAVEHIGDILAISNVTGKDYLKKPGLHRTLAGDGVATIAASAFGGPPNTTYSEVTGAVTLTKSFNPVIMTWTAITAIILAFVGKLGAIMLTIPVPVMGGIMCLLFGSIAAVGLNSLIKNQVDLTEPRNLCIVGVTLVFGIGGMAFGIGSFSLTGISLCGIVAITMNLLLPMPNDSDS
- a CDS encoding DUF2066 domain-containing protein, with the protein product MLKTLLNSSIFCVGYLLLQANVVSAAEVNQLDETLVSVESRSVALRQKAISIGLREVVLKNSGTKASISHPSVQAKVKNPSSLLSQFGYKEVDGELYLQVSFDHQRIIKLLRDAQLPVWGKQRPLTLIWLVEDDAEARQIVNDESVLDSRELFQSASESNGVPLLFPVMDLDDNMNVTLNDIRGKFVDQVARASQRYQADYFVMASIDTRGESTKYNFALYPKSSDETSLSPLTSKSNTVNDIDTAVKEIIAGVSEYYVGRYAIADSGSALDSYVTFVDITELKQLVEIEKYFKQLSAVKSVQLTQLQGTSAKFKLDLFGTEEDLRRLMKLEPRVSVLDEAMPVTDDGFDPLPSNEVHGPEYRWRG
- the hda gene encoding DnaA inactivator Hda, translated to MKSNSPLQLSLPVHLPDDETFNSYYPAAGNDELIQSLQACAEGAAHQAVFLWGPVKSGRTHLMHAACAHANDVQRSSFYLPLGIHASISPALLEGLEQLDLICIDDVDAIAGHPLWEEAIFDLYNRVSENNNCSLIVSASVSPTDSGFVLADLVSRMQWGLNYQLQPMADEEKLAALQRRAAMRGLQLEEDVGRFLLNRLARDLRTLFDVLDKLDKDSLVHQRKLTIPFVKKMLRL
- a CDS encoding DUF2069 domain-containing protein translates to MNSTRLFQLCRAGYLALVLMLGAWFANKGITGEYSLVFTAMWIIPLLFPLKGIIEGKPYTYAWASFIICVYMLHGLTLLYVTEKYFVFALVEVLLLGALLIGFPFYARIRGKELGLGLKKKK